The Phaeacidiphilus oryzae TH49 region CGGGGGCGCCGCCCTGCCCATGGCCCTGTCCCTGTCCGTGCCCGGGGCCTTGCTGCGACTCCGCGGCGAGGTCGCCGACCAGCCGGATCCCCGGATCCTCCGCCAGCTCGACCAGCAGCACCGGGTACGGCGCCCGCTCCTGGTAGGCGGGCGGCAGCGGCGGGTGGGCGATGACGAAGGACCAGATCCGACCGCGCCCGCTGACCGGCCGCCACTCGCTCGCGAAGGACCTGCAGTACGGGCAGCAGGGCCGGGGCGGGAAGCGCAGCCGGCCGCAGTCCGCGCAGGCCTGGATCCGCAGCTCGCCGCGGGCGGCGTAGTCCCAGAACGGCGCGCCGTCCTCGTCCACGGCGGGGACGAGGAGTCCGGGGGCGGTGGAGGTCATCGCCGGCCCCCCTCTCCGGCGCGGAGGATGAGGGCCGAGGTGGGCACGCACTCCCCGGCGGTGACCAGCGCCGAGGACGCCCCCGGCACCTGCGCGGTGGAGTCCCCGCGCAACTGCCGGACCGCCTCGGTGATGTGGTTGAAGCCGTGGAGATAGCCCTCGGAGAGGCCGCCGCCCCCGGTGTTCACCGGCAGCCGGCCGCCGAGTTCCAGCGCCCCGCCCTCGGTGAACGCCCCGCCCTCGCCGCGCCCGCAGAAGCCGTAGGCCTCCAGGGTGAAGAGCACCTGCGGGGTGAAGGCGTCGGCCATCTGCGCGCAGTCGATCTCCTCGGGGGTGAGGTCGGCGTTCTTCCACAGGGTGTGGGCGGCGGTCCAGCCCGGGCTGGCGAGCGGGTCCTCGCACCAGTAGTCGACCATCCCGTGGTGGAGCGGCGGCAGCGACTGGGTCGCGGCGTGCACCAGGACGGGCCGGCGCGGGCAGTCCCGGGCGCGCTCGGCGCCGACCACCACGCAGGCCAGGGCGCCGTCGGTGTCCAGGCAGTTGTCGTAGAGGCAGAGCGGCTCGGATATCCAGCGGGCGTCCATGTACATCTCGCGGGTCAGCGGGCGCTCGTACATGATCGCGGCCGGGTTCTGGTTGGCCCGGTTGCGGCAGGCCAGGGCGACGTTGAAGAGGTGGTCGCGGGTGGCGCCGTACTCGTGGAGGTAGCGGCGGGTGAGCATGGCGACCTCGTCGGCGGGGCGGAGGAGGCCGAACGGGCGGGTCCACTGGGCGGCGACCGGCTGGCGTTCGCCGCCCTGGCGCGGCTGCGCGGGGCCGGGCCGGGGTTCGGCGGCGGCGCCGGGGGCCTGCCAGGGCCGCCCGCGCGGTCCGCGCCGGCGCGAGCGCCAGGCGACGCCGACGGTGGCCTGTCCCGCGGCGATCGCGGCGGCCAGCTGGGCGACGGTGGCGCAGGACCCGCCGCCGCCGTACCCGGTGCGGCTGAACCAGGTGAGGTCGCCGAGGCCGAGCGCGGCCGCGAGCTCGACCTCGTCGGTCTCCTCCAGGGTGTAGGAGGCGAGGGCGTCCACCTCGCCGGGGTCGATCCCGGCGTCCTCGAGCGCGGCGAGGACGGCCCGGCAGGCGAGTTCCTTCCCGGACTCCACCGGATGCTCCGGCGGCCTCCCGGGCGGGTGCCCGCCGAACCGGGTCTGCCCGATCCCGACGATGGCCGTGCGGTCCTTGAAGCCGTCGAGCATGCCGAACCACGCCCTCCCGAGGCCGCAGAACATTATCTGACGGTCCGTCAGAATAGCTTGGCGAGGGCTTTTGCCGCGACCCGCCGCCGACATAATCTGACGTCGAGTCAGAAAACCCTAGGGAGGGCGTGGACATGGGCGCTGACGTGGATGGGGGCCTGGAGGGGGACGTGGACGGGGGCGCGGCGGGGGGCGGGCGCCGGGGGCGGCCGCCGAGGCCCCGCCGGAGGTCCCCTGGCCCAGCATCCCGGCCCTGGTGGAGTCCGCCGCCCGGGCGCACGCCGGCCGGGAGGCGGTGGTCGGCCCGCGCACCCGGCTGAGCTACGCCGAACTCGGCGAGCGGGTACGGGCCGCGGCCGCGGCGGTGATCGCCGCCGGGGTGGCGCCGGGGGACCGGGTGGCGATCTGGGCCCCGAACACCCCCGACTACGTCTCGGCCGCGCTGGGCGCGGTCAGCGCCGGCGCCGTCCTCGTACCGCTGAACACCCGGTTGAAGGGCGGCGAGGTCGCCGAACTCCTCCACCGCACCCGCGCCAGACTGGCCTTCGTCACCGGCCGCTTCCTGGGCCAGAGTTACGCCGCCGCGCTGCGGGCCGCCCGGGCCGACCGGTGGCCGCTGCCTGAGCTGGCGCACTGCGTGCTGCTGGGCGAGCAGGACGGGATGCCCGAGGGCTTCACCGGCTGGCGGGAGTTCCTCGACTCGGGCCGCTCCACGCCGCAGTCCGAGGTCACCGCGCGGATGCGGGCGGTCGGCCCGGACGATCCGGCGGACATCATGTTCACCTCGGGCACCACCGGCCACCCGAAGGGCGCGGTGGCCACCCATGGCCAGACCCTGCGGGCCTTCGCCACCTGGGCGGAACTGGCCGGGCTGCGGGCCGGCGACCGCTACCTGATCGTCAACCCGTTCACCCACAGCTTCGGCTACAAGGCCGGCATCCTCACCTGCCTGATGCGCGGGGCGACCATCCTGCCGCAGCCGGTCTTCGACGTGGACGCGGTGCTCGCCAAGATCCACTCCGAGCGGGTCACCGTCCTCCCCGGCGCCCCGACCGTCTACCAGTCGCTGCTGGACGCGGGTGCCCGCGACCTGCCCCTGCGGCTGGCGGTCACCGGGGCCGCCGTCGTCCCCCTGGAGCTGGTCCGCCGGATGCGCGACGACCTGGGCATCGGCACCGTGGTCACCGCCTACGGGCTCACCGAGTCCTGCGGGATCGTCACCATGTGCCGCCCGGGCGACCCGGCCGAGACGGTGGCCGCCACCTCGGGCCGCGCCATCCCCGGCGTCCGGGTGCGGATCAGCGGCCAGGGCGAGATCCAGGTCTCCGGCTACACCCTGATGCGCGAGTACTTCGAGGAGCCGGAGGAGACCGCCCGGGCCTTCACCCCCGACGGCTGGCTGCGCACCGGCGACATCGGGGAGCTGGACGCGGCCGGAAACCTCCGGATCACCGACCGCCTCAAGGACATGTTCACCGTGGGCGGCTTCAACGCCTACCCCGCCGAGATAGAGCAGGCGCTCGGCCGGCACCCGCTGGTCGGCGAGGTCGCCGTGGTCGGCGTCCCGGACCGGCGCCTCGGCGAGGTCGGCAAGGCGTACGTGGTGCCCGCGGGCGGCGCCGGGGCGACCGCCGCCGCCCGGTCCGCGGAGGCCGCGGAGCTGATCGCCTGGGCCCGGCACGAGCTGGCCAACTACAAGGTCCCGCGCTCGGTCGAGTTCCTGGACGAGCTCCCGCGCAACGCCTCGGGGAAGGTCCTCAAGGGCGAGCTGAGGCAGCGTCGGAACTGAGGCGTGTTGCTGCCGGGGGCCGCATCCGACAAAAGGGATAATCCATGTAATTCATATCGTTCTACAAGGTGGCGATCAACGATCATGCGTAGCGTTACGCCGATGCGAGCGGGTGCCGCGGCCCTGCTGCTCATCTCCGTGGCCGGGACGGCGGCCGGCTGCACCTCCGGCTCCTCCGACTCCGGGGGTTCGTCCACTGCGGCGGCCTCCGCGCTGAACATCAACGACGCCCCCAGCGCCTCCACGGCGGGCGCCAACGACCTGCAGAAGGCCTACCAGGACACGGTCGCGGCCGTGCTCCCCTCGGTCGTGCAGATCACCGCCGGCAACGAGCTGGGCTCCGGGATCGTCTACGACGACAAGGGGGACATCGTCACCAACGCCCATGTGGTGGGCGGCGAGCGGAGCTTCAAGGTCACCATGGCCGACAGCTCCAGCACGCTGGACGCCACACTGGTCGGCAGCTACCCCACCAACGACCTCGCGGTGATCAGGCTGTCCAAGCCGCCCTCCGGACTGAAGCCGGCCTCCTTCGCGGACAGCGCCAAGGTCGGGGTGGGCGAGCTGGTCCTGGCCATGGGCAACCCGCTGGGACTCTCCTCCAGCGTCACCCAGGGGATCGTCTCGGCCGTCGGCCGCACGGTCTCCGAGCCGGCCTCGGCCGGCCAGGCGGGCGCGACCATCCCGAACATGGTGCAGACCTCGGCCGCGATCAACCCCGGCAACAGCGGCGGGGCGCTGGTCGACCTCAACGACCGGGTCGTCGGCATCAACACGCTGGCCGCGGTGGACTCCCAGTCCGGCAGCACCTCCGCGGCGCCGGGGATCGGCTTCGCGATCCCCGCCAGCACCGTCACCGACCTCGCCGACCAGCTGATCAAGGACGGCAAGGTGACGAACTCGGGCCGCGCGGCCCTGGGCATCACCACCCGGACCGTCCTCGGCACCGGCTCCACCGGCCTCAACGGCGAGGGCGCGGGCGTCGTCTCGGTCAACTCCGGCGGCCCGGCCGCGAACGCGGGCCTCAGGCCGGGCGACGTCATCACCAAGATCGACGGCACCGCCGTCAGCACCTCTCAGTCCCTCTCCGAGGCGCTGGCCTCGAAGAAGCCGGGGGAGAAGGTGACCGTCACCTACGACCGCGACGGCGCCTCGCACACCGCCGAGGTGACCCTCGGCACGCTGTAGCGCCGCGGGCGCCCGCAGGTCGCGCAGCGACTTCGGGGGCGCGGGGAACTGCACGGCCGGCCACTGGCGGCCCGCAGTCGGCGACGGAACCAGGGTTGCCACCGAGTGGCCGTCGCCGAGTGCGGAACCGTTGCACGCGGGCCGCGCGGTTCCCCGCGCCCCCAAGTCGCTGTGCGACCGTGAATGGATCGCCCACCTGACGCTGCGTCAGATCGCCCGCGCCCGTCGCGGACACGTAGCTGACGGCCCGTCAGATTTGGGCTAGCCTGGGCCGCATGGACAGCTTCCCCCGGATCATCTCGGTGGACGACCACACCGTCGAACCGCCGGAGGTATGGAGCGAGCGCCTCCCCGCCCGCCACCGCGAGACCGGCCCCCGAATAGTCCGCGCCCCCCTCGCCGAAATGACCTTCAAGGGCGGCAGGTTCGCGCCGAGGATGGGCGAACCCGGCGACCCCGGCACCCTCGCCGACTGGTGGGTCTACGAGGACCTCCGCCGCCCCCTCACCCGCCTGGACACCGCCGTCGGCTACCCCCGCGACGAGGTCAAGCTGGAGGCCATCACCTACGAGCAGATGCGCCCCGGCTCCTACGACGTCCCCGCCCGCCTCGCCGACATGGACGTCAACCACGTCCAGTCCGCGCTCTGCTTCCCCACCTTCCCGCGCTTCTGCGGACAGACCTTCACCGAGGCCAAGGACCGCGAGCTCGCGCTGCTCTGCGTCCGCGCCTACAACGACTGGATGGTCGAGGAGTGGTGCGGTCCGCAGGCCCAGGGCCGGCTGATCCCGCTGACCATCGTCCCGCTCTGGGACGCCGGGCTGGCCGCCGCCGAGGTACGCCGCAACGCCGCCCGCGGCGTCCGCGCCGTCTGCTTCAGCGAGATACCCCCGCACCTCGGCCTGCCGTCCATCCACACCGACGACTGGGACCCGTTCCTCCAGGCCTGCGCGGAGACCGGCACCGTCATCGCGATGCACATCGGCTCCAGCTCCAGGATGCCCAGCACCTCAGCGGACGCGCCCCCCGCGGTCGGCTCCACCATCACCTTCGCCAACTGCTGCTACTCGATGGTCGACTGGCTGATGTCCGGCAAGCTGGACCGCTACCCCGACCTCAAGCTGATGTACGCCGAGGGCCAGATCGGCTGGATCCCCTACATCCTGGCCCGCGCCGACGTGGTCTGGGAGGAGAACCGCGCCTGGGGCGGCGTCGCCGACAAGGTGCTGACGCCCCCCAGCGAGCTCTTCGCCCGGCACATCTACGGCTGCTTCTTCGACGACCCGCACGGCGTCCGCAACCTGGACGCCATCGGCGAGGCCAACGTCCTCTACGAGACGGACTACCCGCACTCGGACTCCACCTGGCCCAAGTCCCGCGAGATAGCCGAGCAGCAGATGGGCCACCTGCCCCCGGAGACCGTCTCCAGGCTGGTCCGCGACAACGCCATAGACCTCCTGGTGCTCACCCCCGAGGGCCTGTGGGCCGGGTGAACCGGCCGTGACCGAGACCCGGACCGGAACCGAGGCCGGAACCGAGAGCGGAACCGAGGCCGGAACCGAGGCCGCGACCGAGGCGGGGGCCGAGTCCGTGGCCGCCATGCGGTTCGGCATCCAGCTCCCGGTCCAGGCGCAGAGCCGGATCTTCGTCGAGGACTGGGAGGGCTCCGCGGGCCCGGCCGCCATCGCGGCCACCGCCGCCCACGCCGACCGGATCGGCCTCGACTACGTCGCCGCCTGCGACCACGTCGGCATCCCCGACCGGCTGGCCGGGTCGATGGGGGCCACCTGGTACGACCCGGTGGCCGTGCTCGCGCACTGCGCGGCCGTCACCGAGCGGGTCGCCCTGGTCTCCGCGATCGCCGTCGCGCCCCTCCGGCACCCGCTGCTCCTCGCCAAGCAGTACGCCAGCCTGGACGCCCTCTCCGCCGGGCGGCTGATCCTGGGCGTCGGCGCCGGCCATGTCGAGGAGGAGTTCGCCGCTCTCGGCGTCGACTTCCACCGCCGCGGTGCCCTGCTCACCAGCGCCGTCGGCGAGCTCAAGACGGCCCTCTCCACCGGCCGCCTGGACGGCCTGCGGATCAGCCCCCGCCCCGCGGCCGTCCCCCGGCCCCCGATCTGGGTCGGCGGCCACTCCGCCGCCGCCGTCCGCCGTGCCGCCCTCCACGCCGACGGCTGGCTCTCCCAGGGGAACGACCTCGACTCGCTCACCGAGATGCTCGCCCTGGTGCGCGGACTCCGGCCGCCGGAGCGGCCGTTCGCGGTGAACGCGATCGCGCCCCCGGTCTACGTCGGCGAGCCGGGCTGGGACACCGGACGGGCGGTCACCGGAAAGCCGGACCGGCTCGCCGGGCTCTTCGCCCGCTACCGCGCGGCCGGCGCCACCCACCTCCAGATCCGTCCCCGCTCCAGATCCCTGGACGAGTACCTGGACCAGCTCTCCGCACTGGCGACCGAGGTCCTGCCACTGGTCCCCACCGCATGACCGACCGACTCGAGGAGTGAGATGACCAACGCTTCCGCGCCGAACGGCGGCGGGCGCCTCGCCGGGCGCTCGATACTCATCACCGGCGGCGCCCGCGGGCAGGGCGAGCAGGAGGCCCGCCGGTTCGCCGCCGAGGGGGCCCAGCTGCTGATCACCGACGTGCTGGACGATCAGGGCGAGGCGGTGGCCAAGGAGCTGGGCGCCCGCTACCGGCACCTGGACGTCTCGGACGAGGCCCAGTGGCAGGCCGCGGTGTCGGCGGCGGTCTCCGCGTACGGAAAGCTCGACGGGCTGGTCAACAACGCGGGCATCCTCCGGCTCAACGCCCTCACCGACACTCCGCTGGCCGAGTACCAGCAGGTCATCACCGTCAACCAGGTCGGCTGCTTCCTGGGGATGAAGACCGCGGCCCCGGCGATCACCGAGGCCGGCGGCGGCACCGTCGTCAACACCGCCTCCTACACCGCCCACGCCGGCATGGCGCTGACCACCGCGTACGCCGCCTCCAAGGGCGCCATCCTGGCCATGACCCGGGTGGCGGCCCTCGAACTGGCCCCCAGCGGGATCCGGGTGAACGCGATGTGCCCGGGGGCGGTGGACACCCCGATGACCAACCCCAGCCAGGTCACCATCGGCTCCACGGGCGAGACGCTGGGCGACGCCTCGGACGCCGCCGCGATGGACGAGGCGGTGCGCGAGCTGTACGGCCGGGTGGTCCCGCTCGGCCGGATCGGCCGGCCGCAGGAGGTCGCCGACCTGGCGCTCTTCCTCAGCTCCGCGGAGAGCAGCTACGTCACCGGCCAGCCGTTCGTCATCGACGGCGGCTGGCTCTGCGGGGTCAGCATCTTCTGACGGACCGTCAGATGTGCCGCCCGGGAGCCTTGACCTCGCATGGCGCCCGTGTCACAGTCCCAGAAATCTGACGGGTCATCAGATTCCGTCGGGCCCACCCGGAAAGGGGTCACCCAACCCATGGAATTCGGACTCTTCATCCAGGGCTACGTACCCGAGCGCCGCCGCCAGGGCGACCCGCAGGCAGAGCACCACGCCCTGATGGAGGAGATGGACTACGTCGTCCAGGCGGACAAGTCCGGCTTCAAGTACGCCTGGGTCACCGAGCACCACTTCCTTGAGGAGTACTCCCACCTCTCCGCCAACGACGTCGTCATCGGCTACCTCACCCACGCCACCGAGCGGATCCACGTCGGCTCCGGCATCTTCAACCCGCTGCCCAAGGTCAACCACCCGGTGAAGGTCGCCGAGCGGGTCGCCATGCTGGACCACCTCAGCGGCGGCCGCTTCGAGTTCGGCACCGGCCGCGGCGCCGGCTCGCACGAGATCCTCGGCTTCCACCCCGGCATGACCGACATGAACGGGACCAAGGAGATCTGGGAGGAGACCATCGGGGAGTTCCCCCGGATGTGGCTCAACGACGAGTACCCGGGCTTCGAGGGCAAGCACTGGTCGCTGCCCCCGCGCAAGATCCTGCCGAAGCCGTACGGCAAGTCCCACCCGGCCATGTGGTACGCGGCCGGCAGCCCGCCCTCCTACGCGATGGCGGCGAAGAAGGGCCTCGGCGTGCTGGGCTTCAGCGTGCAGAAGGTCTCCGACATGGAGTGGGTGGTCGAGTCCTACAAGACCGCCATCCGGGACGCCGAGCCGATCGGCGCGTACGTCAACGACAACGTGATGGTGACCTCCACGGCGATCTGCGCGCCCACCCACAAGGAGGCCGTCCGGATCGCGGCCAGCAGCAACCTCAACTACCTGCAGTCGCTGCTCTTCCGCTACCACGACACCTTCCCGCGGCCGGACGGCATACCGGAGTGGCCGGAGCTGCTGCCGGAGTACACCGAGGAGTTCATCGAGCTGCTGATCGCCGAGGAGCTGATGATCTGCGGCGACCCGGACGAGGTCCTCACCCAGTGCAAGCGCTGGGAGCAGGCCGGCGCCGACCAGCTGGTCTTCGGCCTCCCGGTCGGCATCCCGTACGAGGACTGCCTGCAGACCATCAAGCTGGTCGGCCGGCACGTGGTGCCGAAGATCGACACCGACCCCGTCCACCGCACCACCCGCTTCCGCGAGGCGTCCTGACGCCCACCGGGGTGCAGGGTGCCCAGCCCACCGTCGGCGTGTGCGGCGCCGCAGTTCCGCTTCGCGCAGTTCCCCGCGCCCCTGAATTCCGCCCCTGCGGGCACTGAGTTCAGGGGCGCGTACCCACGAACGACCTGGGGAGGCCAGTTCCGAGCATGTTTGACCACATCATCAAGAACGCGACCGTCGTCGACGGAACAGGCGCGGAGCCCCGGGTAGCCGACGTCGCCATCGAGGCCGGCCGCATCGCCGCCATAGGCGCCGGCCTCGGGCCCGCCCGCGGCAGCGAGGACGCCGAAGGCCTGGTCCTCACACCGGGATTCGTCGACCCCCACACCCACTACGACGCCCAGCTCTTCTGGGACCCCTTCGCCACCCCGTCCCTCTCGCACGGCGTCACCACCGTCGCCGGCGGCAACTGCGGCTTCACCCTCGCCCCGCTCAAGCCCGAGGACGCCGACTACACCCGCCGGATGATGTGCAGGGTCGAGGGGATGTCGCTGGCCGCCCTCGAAGGCGGAGTGCCCTGGAACTGGAGCAGCTTCGCCGACTACCTGTCCGCCCTGGACGGGCACACCGCCGTCAACGCCGGCTTCATGGCTGGCCACTGCGCGATCCGCCGGCACGTCATGGGCCCGGCCGCGACCGACCCCGAGGCGAGCCCGACGCCCGCCCAACTCGACGCGATGGTGCGGCTGCTGCACGAGTCGATGGCGGCCGGTGCCTGGGGCCTGTCCACCACCCAGTCCTCCAGCCACGCCGACGGCGAGGGCAACCCGGTGGCCAGCCGCCGGGCCGCGCCCGAGGAGCTGCTGGCGCTCTCCCGCGCGGTCGGCGAGCACGAGGGGACCCAGATCGAGGCGATCGTCGCCGGCTGCCTGGACAGGTTCTCCGACGAGGAGATCGACCTGCTGGTCGGCATGACCGCCGCCGCGGGACGCCCGCTGAACTGGAACGTCCTCACCATCGACGCCGCCGTCCCGGACCGCGTCCCCCGCCAGCTGGAGGCCTCCGAGCGGGCGCGGGCGGCCGGCGGCCGGATCGTCGCCCTCACCATGCCGATCCTCACCCCGATGAACATGTCCCTGGGCACCTTCTGCGCCCTCAACCTCATCCCCGGCTGGGGCGAGGTGCTCAACCTCCCCAAGCCGGACCGCATCCCCAAGCTGCTGGACCCCGCCGTCCGCGCGGAGCTGCTGCGCCGGGTGGCAAGCCCCGAGGCGGGCGTCTTCCGCCGCCTCGGCGACTTCGGCCGCTACGTCATCGGCGACACCTATGCCGACGCCAACAAGGGGCTCACCGGCCGCAAGGTCGCCGACATCGCGGCGGAGCGCGGCCGGGCCGACGACCCCTTCGGCGTCCTGGTCGAGATCTGCGCCGCCGACAACCTCCGTACCGTGCTGTGGCCGATGCCCACCGACAACGACCCGGCCTCCTGGGAGCTGCGCCGCAGCACCTGGGAGCACCCGGACGTGCTGCTCGGCGGCTCGGACGCGGGCGCGCACCTGGACCGGATGTGCGGGGCCCCGTACACCACCCGCTTCCTCGGGGACTGCCTCCGCCGCCGCAAGCTGGTCGAACTCCCGCGGGCGGTGCGGATGCTGACCTCCGATCCGGCCCGGCTGCTCGGCCTCCGCGACCGCGGTCTGATCGCCGAGGGATTCCACGCCGACCTGGTCCTCTTCGACCCCGAGCGGATCGACGCCGGCGCCGCCACCCTCCTCCACGACCTCCCCGGCGAGAGCCCCCGCCTCCACTCCGACGCCGAGGGCGTCCACAGCGTCCGGGTCAACGGCGTCGAGGTGATCCGCGAGGGCGCGACCACCGGCGCCATCCCCGGCAGGATCCTCCGCTCGGGAGAGGACACCTACTCCGTCCCCACCCGAGCGTGATCCCCCGGCCCGGCCCGGCGCAGCGCCGCAGGCGCAGGTAAGGGGCGCGGGGAACTGCGCGGCCAGCGCAAAACGGCGCCGCACCCGGCAACGGACACCGGGTTGCAACCCGAACTCCGCTGCCGAATGCGGACCGTAAGCGGCGGGCCGCGCAGTTCCCCGCGCCCCTGGATTCGCCCTTCGGGCTTCATCCCTCGGCAGCTCGGCGGGGCCGGGGCTAACCGCACAAGCCCCGCACCATCGCGCGCTGCAGATTCGCCAGCCCCCGCACGATCCACGGCGTCACGAACACCAGCACGACCCCCACCGCGCACACCCCGGCGATCTCCGGAACGGAGTCCAGGTAGATCGTCCGATGCGCGTCCTGGAAGACCTGCATCCCCGGCCAGCCCACATACCGCGGGAACACCCACTCGTAGAGCGGATAGAGCGCCATCGTCAGCCCGACGGTCCAGAACGTCAGCGCCACGGTGAACGACACCACGCCCAGCGGCAGCAGCAGCACCGAGTACAGCAGCGCCCGCCAGCCGCCCCCGTCCCGCAGCTGGGTGGCGATCCACCCGGACTGCCGCCGCAGCGGCGCCCGCCCCGCCGCGTCCACCCGCAGCAGCGCCCGGGCCCGCGCCCGCTCCATCGCCGCGAACCCGCGCGCCCCCACGCACGCGAGGGCGAGGATCGGCAGCCCCATGAAGGTGATCACCAGCCCGGCCCCCGCCGTGACCATGATCACCGCCCAGCAGAAGGTCGCGATCCCCACCGGCAGGTTCACCAGCAGCTGCAGGGTCTCCCGCCAGGTGCGCCCGCTGAACGGCGCCGTCAGAAACCCGGTCCGCCGCTCCTCCGGCACAGACCGCGACGCCCGCTCCGACGCCGGTGAAACCCGAGAACTCATCGCCATCCGCTCAGCCGCAGCCATCTCCATGATCCTTTCTCCCCGCTCGCCCGGGCCCATCCGGGCCGCCCGGCCCCGCTCAGCGGCCGGACCGCGTGCCCCGCGTCCGCGTGCCGCGCGTCCGCCACGGCAGTTCGACCGTCACCGTCGTCGGCCCCCCGTAGGGGCTGTCCACCACGAAGACGCCGTCCACCGCACGGATCCGTTCGGCCAGTCCGGCCAGCCCGCCGCCCGGCGTCTCCCGCGCGCCGCCCCGCCCGTCGTCCCGGACCTGCACCAGCAGCCGGTCCTCCTTCCGCCAGGCGTCCACCTGCGCGCTGCGCGCCTCCGCGTGCTTGGCGACGTTCGTCAGCAGCTCGCTCACCGTGAAGTAGGCGATCCCCTCGACCGCGGAGTCCGGCCGGGAGGCCTGGTCCGCCCCCTCCGGCAGATCGGTGGTGACCCGCACCCCGTCCGGCACCGCGCAGCGCGCGGCCACCGAGGACAGCGCGGCGTCCAGCCCCCGGTCGGTGAGCACCGCCGGGTGGATCCCGCGGGCGAGGTCCCGCAGCTCCTGGAGGGCCAGCTTGGCCTCCCCGTGCGCGGCGTCCACCATCGCGGCGGCCGCCGCCGGGTCCCCGCCGCCCTCCAGCAGCTTCTCCTTGGCCAGCCCCAGATCCATCGCCAGCGACACCAGCCGGGCCTGCGCGCCGTCGTGGAGATCGCGCTCGATCCGGCGCAGGTCGGCGGCGGCCGAGTCGACGACCGTGCTCCGGTCGTCCTCCAGCTCCTCCACCCGCGCCTCCAGGTCGGACGGTGCCAGCATGGCGGCCGCCATCGCCCGGTGGACGGTGGCCAGCGCCCGGACGATCCACGGCATCAGCGGCCAGAGGGCGATCACCGAGACCAGCGTCACACTGAAGGTGATCACCGACCACGGCAGCATCAGCACCAGGTACATCGCGGTCCGCCAGCTCAGCCCGTCGCCGAGGGCCACCGCCAGCCACCGCATGAAGGTGGGCTCGCGCTGCTCGCGGCGCCGCTCCGGCGGCGGGTCCGGGATCTCCTCTCCCAGCAGCACCCGCGCCCGCCGGCGCTCGAAGGAGCCGAAGGCGCGGCACCCGGTCAGCCCGGCGGCCAGCAGCGGCAGGCCGACCACCGTCACCGCCGTGCTCACGCCGACGGCGATCGCGGTCACCGTGAAGACGAAGCCGACGATGCCGACCGGCAGGTTGGAGAGCAGATGGGCGACCGCGCGCCAGGTGCGCGCCCCGTACAGGGGGGCGCGCGCTCCGCGCTCTCCGCGTTCTTCGACGCTGCTCATGT contains the following coding sequences:
- a CDS encoding TIGR03619 family F420-dependent LLM class oxidoreductase, whose protein sequence is MTETRTGTEAGTESGTEAGTEAATEAGAESVAAMRFGIQLPVQAQSRIFVEDWEGSAGPAAIAATAAHADRIGLDYVAACDHVGIPDRLAGSMGATWYDPVAVLAHCAAVTERVALVSAIAVAPLRHPLLLAKQYASLDALSAGRLILGVGAGHVEEEFAALGVDFHRRGALLTSAVGELKTALSTGRLDGLRISPRPAAVPRPPIWVGGHSAAAVRRAALHADGWLSQGNDLDSLTEMLALVRGLRPPERPFAVNAIAPPVYVGEPGWDTGRAVTGKPDRLAGLFARYRAAGATHLQIRPRSRSLDEYLDQLSALATEVLPLVPTA
- a CDS encoding OB-fold domain-containing protein — encoded protein: MTSTAPGLLVPAVDEDGAPFWDYAARGELRIQACADCGRLRFPPRPCCPYCRSFASEWRPVSGRGRIWSFVIAHPPLPPAYQERAPYPVLLVELAEDPGIRLVGDLAAESQQGPGHGQGQGHGQGGAPASGGPGGGRRRRPAQRAPEPRIGAPVRVVFEQPPVPDCPPLPRWALI
- a CDS encoding FadD3 family acyl-CoA ligase, whose translation is MPALVESAARAHAGREAVVGPRTRLSYAELGERVRAAAAAVIAAGVAPGDRVAIWAPNTPDYVSAALGAVSAGAVLVPLNTRLKGGEVAELLHRTRARLAFVTGRFLGQSYAAALRAARADRWPLPELAHCVLLGEQDGMPEGFTGWREFLDSGRSTPQSEVTARMRAVGPDDPADIMFTSGTTGHPKGAVATHGQTLRAFATWAELAGLRAGDRYLIVNPFTHSFGYKAGILTCLMRGATILPQPVFDVDAVLAKIHSERVTVLPGAPTVYQSLLDAGARDLPLRLAVTGAAVVPLELVRRMRDDLGIGTVVTAYGLTESCGIVTMCRPGDPAETVAATSGRAIPGVRVRISGQGEIQVSGYTLMREYFEEPEETARAFTPDGWLRTGDIGELDAAGNLRITDRLKDMFTVGGFNAYPAEIEQALGRHPLVGEVAVVGVPDRRLGEVGKAYVVPAGGAGATAAARSAEAAELIAWARHELANYKVPRSVEFLDELPRNASGKVLKGELRQRRN
- a CDS encoding thiolase C-terminal domain-containing protein; translation: MLDGFKDRTAIVGIGQTRFGGHPPGRPPEHPVESGKELACRAVLAALEDAGIDPGEVDALASYTLEETDEVELAAALGLGDLTWFSRTGYGGGGSCATVAQLAAAIAAGQATVGVAWRSRRRGPRGRPWQAPGAAAEPRPGPAQPRQGGERQPVAAQWTRPFGLLRPADEVAMLTRRYLHEYGATRDHLFNVALACRNRANQNPAAIMYERPLTREMYMDARWISEPLCLYDNCLDTDGALACVVVGAERARDCPRRPVLVHAATQSLPPLHHGMVDYWCEDPLASPGWTAAHTLWKNADLTPEEIDCAQMADAFTPQVLFTLEAYGFCGRGEGGAFTEGGALELGGRLPVNTGGGGLSEGYLHGFNHITEAVRQLRGDSTAQVPGASSALVTAGECVPTSALILRAGEGGRR
- a CDS encoding S1C family serine protease, producing MRAGAAALLLISVAGTAAGCTSGSSDSGGSSTAAASALNINDAPSASTAGANDLQKAYQDTVAAVLPSVVQITAGNELGSGIVYDDKGDIVTNAHVVGGERSFKVTMADSSSTLDATLVGSYPTNDLAVIRLSKPPSGLKPASFADSAKVGVGELVLAMGNPLGLSSSVTQGIVSAVGRTVSEPASAGQAGATIPNMVQTSAAINPGNSGGALVDLNDRVVGINTLAAVDSQSGSTSAAPGIGFAIPASTVTDLADQLIKDGKVTNSGRAALGITTRTVLGTGSTGLNGEGAGVVSVNSGGPAANAGLRPGDVITKIDGTAVSTSQSLSEALASKKPGEKVTVTYDRDGASHTAEVTLGTL
- a CDS encoding amidohydrolase family protein gives rise to the protein MDSFPRIISVDDHTVEPPEVWSERLPARHRETGPRIVRAPLAEMTFKGGRFAPRMGEPGDPGTLADWWVYEDLRRPLTRLDTAVGYPRDEVKLEAITYEQMRPGSYDVPARLADMDVNHVQSALCFPTFPRFCGQTFTEAKDRELALLCVRAYNDWMVEEWCGPQAQGRLIPLTIVPLWDAGLAAAEVRRNAARGVRAVCFSEIPPHLGLPSIHTDDWDPFLQACAETGTVIAMHIGSSSRMPSTSADAPPAVGSTITFANCCYSMVDWLMSGKLDRYPDLKLMYAEGQIGWIPYILARADVVWEENRAWGGVADKVLTPPSELFARHIYGCFFDDPHGVRNLDAIGEANVLYETDYPHSDSTWPKSREIAEQQMGHLPPETVSRLVRDNAIDLLVLTPEGLWAG